The Rosa rugosa chromosome 1, drRosRugo1.1, whole genome shotgun sequence genomic sequence CTACTCTCCGGTCACAACACCTATGCCTTCTGGAGGGGGAGATGGACAGTTATATTCCCCCCAGCAATTTCCATTTTCAGGGCCACCTTATTATCAGCAGCTAGGACCTCCTAGCATGCCATACATTACTTCACCGACTCCAGTTTCACAGCCAGACCTCACCACCTTAGTTAGTATTGATCAACAAGGTGACAGCATGCTTTTTGGGCCAAGGCCTGGTTATTCTCCTGTGGGATCTTATGGTAGGGGCAGTTTTCCTGGAAATCCAGGTAGTTTTGGTTATCATGATATGCAGCAAGGATTTGATGGGTTGAGATCTGGAGGACTCTGGTCAGACTGGTCAAAACCCTCGGACAGGCAGAGGTCTTATACTCCCTTGTCGCCAGCAGTATCTCCACAGCCAATTGGCCCACTTGGCTCATTTGGGCAGAATGTTGGAATGGTTTGTTCTCATACTTGTGCATATCATCTAATGACTTAGTTTAAAATCTCATTGGTCTGTTCTTCTTGTTTGCTAAAGTACTCTTGGAATGTAGAACTTGTATAGCACAAATTGATACCATAGGTACTTTTATCAAAAAACTTACATGGATTTTAACATTTACATAACTTTTGGGgtttcatatgagattatggAAGTTGAATGTATCCTTATACTTAATCACCAAAAGCAAACCGGCATGTTGGATAAAGTGTGTATAGAATTAGGAAACTCTGGTAACATAAATTAACTTATGGTGCCATTATTTTCAAGGTATCATGACTAGAATTTTCCATTTTTGGGTAGTTCTATTTTGTTTGCGTAGTCTGGTTTCTGTTTTCTTATTGATGTGCCCAGATTTTAGATATGCATCTACTCATTGTGATATTATTCTGAAGGCACCATAATCTGAGACTTTGATTTGTGGTGTTTCTATCTCAAGGGAACTTTTTACAATAGCAATATTACACTATTTACTAGTAAAATATTATGCCATGACTTAAAAGCCAGTTAtgggagaaatttttttttcttcctttcttgGTCCTAATGACATCCTAATCAGGACCTGAAATATGTATAATTTGTATTGAAGACCTGTGTATAACTGTTGATCGAGCCAAAACTCAGTAGCAAGTGAATTGCTGGAGTAGAATAACTATGGGTATTACCAATGTTAGAGGTCAGGTGTATGGTTCCTTTAGGTCACTGTCATCTTCCATGCAAGTATTCAACTTTGGCTTATCTTTTATTATTGCACTACCCAACGATTGTAATTGAAGTCATATCTGAAACTTGCTGAAATTAATTACTCATGGACTTTAGTATTAATGCTGATCATTTAATCATCTCAGGGTTCTCAACACCAAAGGTCTTTGTATGGATATGGATCTGGTTCAAACTCTTATAACAGAGGCTACATTCCCAGTGGTTTTAATCAGGGCTCCAGCCTTGGAAGTGCATCCTTTTCCAGTTTTGGAGCTAACAACAGAGGCTTTCTATCATTAGAAAATAGCAAGAGGCATGTGAGAGGCACCGGTCCAATATGCAGTTGCAATGCTCCCCTTGATATTCTTTGTGAGCAGAACCGAGGACCAAGGGCGTCAAAGCCAAAGGCACAACTCATTGCTGATAGCGCTGTGGAGAACACTAAACTTAATACACCTACAACCAAGGTTCATGACGAAACATACAACCGGCCAGATTTTGTGACAGAGTACAAAGATGCTAAGTTCTTTATCATCAAATCTTACAGTGAAGATAATGTTCACAAGAGTATCAAATACGGTGTCTGGGCAAGCACACCAAATGGCAACAGAAAGTTAGATGCTGCATATCATGAAGCTACGGAGAAGCATGATAGCTGCCCAATTTTTCTCTTGTTTTCGGTAAATTTATGATCTTTTCAAGAATATATGTTCGTTCACAAGATAATTTATCCtatattatttcttattttcctcatttctttttcctcttaatTTTTTACCTTCATTGCCCACTTTGGCCTTATATGATTATAATTCTCAGGTGAATGCTAGTGCTCAGTTCTGTGGGGTGGCTGAAATGGTTGGACCTGTTGATTTTGACAAGAGTGTGGATTACTGGCAGCAAGACAAATGGAGCGGGCAGTTCCCTGTCAAGTGGCATGTTATTAAGGATGTCCCAAATAGTCAGTTTCGTCATATTGTTCTTGAAAATAATGATAACAAGCCAGTAACTAACAGTCGAGATACTCAAGAGGTGACAATTTGTGAAAAATCCCGTTTTTATGAATTGAATTGGTATCTTAATTATTTTGCTTGTAGTTTTATTTTTCAACAATAGCCATAACCCAGTTAAAATTTAGATACATTGTTTGTTTACTGAACACTTGGAGTGCT encodes the following:
- the LOC133725591 gene encoding YTH domain-containing protein ECT4 isoform X1, whose protein sequence is MAANQPQGPDRTSDSSKSLNVLIMDAEEKPAEPDSMKEQTLVAKNERSISPNPSQDGGSIGHPREAAAQPGSFGVGGDHTVFPPNVYSPQAQQTFYYRGYENGTGEWDEYPPYLNSEGLEIASPGVYNENHPSLVYHSGYSYNPQMPYGPYSPVTTPMPSGGGDGQLYSPQQFPFSGPPYYQQLGPPSMPYITSPTPVSQPDLTTLVSIDQQGDSMLFGPRPGYSPVGSYGRGSFPGNPGSFGYHDMQQGFDGLRSGGLWSDWSKPSDRQRSYTPLSPAVSPQPIGPLGSFGQNVGMGSQHQRSLYGYGSGSNSYNRGYIPSGFNQGSSLGSASFSSFGANNRGFLSLENSKRHVRGTGPICSCNAPLDILCEQNRGPRASKPKAQLIADSAVENTKLNTPTTKVHDETYNRPDFVTEYKDAKFFIIKSYSEDNVHKSIKYGVWASTPNGNRKLDAAYHEATEKHDSCPIFLLFSVNASAQFCGVAEMVGPVDFDKSVDYWQQDKWSGQFPVKWHVIKDVPNSQFRHIVLENNDNKPVTNSRDTQEVKLEQGIEMLIIFKNYETDMSILDDFDFYEDRQKAMQERKARQQTSLIAVGVVGENEHRSPVQIPTDFIKHMSKSFAQVVRLDEGTKEATAASDGPIGTRVKLEDAIPVSVSSAQIS
- the LOC133725591 gene encoding YTH domain-containing protein ECT4 isoform X3 — protein: MAANQPQGPDRTSDSSKSLNVLIMDAEEKPAEPDSMKEQDGGSIGHPREAAAQPGSFGVGGDHTVFPPNVYSPQAQQTFYYRGYENGTGEWDEYPPYLNSEGLEIASPGVYNENHPSLVYHSGYSYNPQMPYGPYSPVTTPMPSGGGDGQLYSPQQFPFSGPPYYQQLGPPSMPYITSPTPVSQPDLTTLVSIDQQGDSMLFGPRPGYSPVGSYGRGSFPGNPGSFGYHDMQQGFDGLRSGGLWSDWSKPSDRQRSYTPLSPAVSPQPIGPLGSFGQNVGMGSQHQRSLYGYGSGSNSYNRGYIPSGFNQGSSLGSASFSSFGANNRGFLSLENSKRHVRGTGPICSCNAPLDILCEQNRGPRASKPKAQLIADSAVENTKLNTPTTKVHDETYNRPDFVTEYKDAKFFIIKSYSEDNVHKSIKYGVWASTPNGNRKLDAAYHEATEKHDSCPIFLLFSVNASAQFCGVAEMVGPVDFDKSVDYWQQDKWSGQFPVKWHVIKDVPNSQFRHIVLENNDNKPVTNSRDTQEVKLEQGIEMLIIFKNYETDMSILDDFDFYEDRQKAMQERKARQQTSLIAVGVVGENEHRSPVQIPTDFIKHMSKSFAQVVRLDEGTKEATAASDGPIGTRVKLEDAIPVSVSSAQIS
- the LOC133725591 gene encoding YTH domain-containing protein ECT4 isoform X2, with protein sequence MAANQPQGPDRTSEEKPAEPDSMKEQTLVAKNERSISPNPSQDGGSIGHPREAAAQPGSFGVGGDHTVFPPNVYSPQAQQTFYYRGYENGTGEWDEYPPYLNSEGLEIASPGVYNENHPSLVYHSGYSYNPQMPYGPYSPVTTPMPSGGGDGQLYSPQQFPFSGPPYYQQLGPPSMPYITSPTPVSQPDLTTLVSIDQQGDSMLFGPRPGYSPVGSYGRGSFPGNPGSFGYHDMQQGFDGLRSGGLWSDWSKPSDRQRSYTPLSPAVSPQPIGPLGSFGQNVGMGSQHQRSLYGYGSGSNSYNRGYIPSGFNQGSSLGSASFSSFGANNRGFLSLENSKRHVRGTGPICSCNAPLDILCEQNRGPRASKPKAQLIADSAVENTKLNTPTTKVHDETYNRPDFVTEYKDAKFFIIKSYSEDNVHKSIKYGVWASTPNGNRKLDAAYHEATEKHDSCPIFLLFSVNASAQFCGVAEMVGPVDFDKSVDYWQQDKWSGQFPVKWHVIKDVPNSQFRHIVLENNDNKPVTNSRDTQEVKLEQGIEMLIIFKNYETDMSILDDFDFYEDRQKAMQERKARQQTSLIAVGVVGENEHRSPVQIPTDFIKHMSKSFAQVVRLDEGTKEATAASDGPIGTRVKLEDAIPVSVSSAQIS
- the LOC133725591 gene encoding YTH domain-containing protein ECT4 isoform X4 produces the protein MAANQPQGPDRTSEEKPAEPDSMKEQDGGSIGHPREAAAQPGSFGVGGDHTVFPPNVYSPQAQQTFYYRGYENGTGEWDEYPPYLNSEGLEIASPGVYNENHPSLVYHSGYSYNPQMPYGPYSPVTTPMPSGGGDGQLYSPQQFPFSGPPYYQQLGPPSMPYITSPTPVSQPDLTTLVSIDQQGDSMLFGPRPGYSPVGSYGRGSFPGNPGSFGYHDMQQGFDGLRSGGLWSDWSKPSDRQRSYTPLSPAVSPQPIGPLGSFGQNVGMGSQHQRSLYGYGSGSNSYNRGYIPSGFNQGSSLGSASFSSFGANNRGFLSLENSKRHVRGTGPICSCNAPLDILCEQNRGPRASKPKAQLIADSAVENTKLNTPTTKVHDETYNRPDFVTEYKDAKFFIIKSYSEDNVHKSIKYGVWASTPNGNRKLDAAYHEATEKHDSCPIFLLFSVNASAQFCGVAEMVGPVDFDKSVDYWQQDKWSGQFPVKWHVIKDVPNSQFRHIVLENNDNKPVTNSRDTQEVKLEQGIEMLIIFKNYETDMSILDDFDFYEDRQKAMQERKARQQTSLIAVGVVGENEHRSPVQIPTDFIKHMSKSFAQVVRLDEGTKEATAASDGPIGTRVKLEDAIPVSVSSAQIS